One window of Microcoleus vaginatus PCC 9802 genomic DNA carries:
- a CDS encoding YraN family protein, producing the protein MGSRDSSELNSTRKSDRPLATADSNCPQSLNSRDIGTLGENLVADWLQQQGWEILHRQWHCRWGEIDIIALGREEESAKNRGLPNHTSPTLAFVEVKTRRRGNWDAGGMLAVTTTKQAKLWQTAEIFLSTHPDLANNYCRFDVALVRCEPSQQNTKQILPPLTAANSQFAVAGNYRLTLQEYIRSAFSN; encoded by the coding sequence ATGGGCAGTCGTGACAGTTCAGAATTGAATTCTACCAGAAAGAGCGATCGCCCGTTAGCGACGGCTGACTCCAATTGCCCCCAATCCCTAAACTCTCGGGATATCGGCACATTGGGAGAAAACTTAGTCGCTGACTGGTTGCAGCAGCAAGGTTGGGAAATCCTGCACCGGCAGTGGCACTGTCGCTGGGGAGAGATTGACATCATCGCACTCGGAAGAGAGGAAGAAAGCGCAAAAAACCGAGGTCTTCCCAATCACACATCCCCGACATTAGCATTTGTAGAGGTAAAAACTCGCCGCCGGGGAAATTGGGATGCTGGTGGAATGCTGGCTGTTACTACCACAAAACAAGCCAAACTTTGGCAAACAGCCGAAATATTTTTAAGCACTCATCCAGATTTAGCCAATAATTATTGTCGCTTTGATGTCGCTTTAGTCAGGTGCGAACCTTCACAACAAAACACTAAGCAAATATTACCACCATTAACAGCAGCGAACTCTCAATTCGCCGTTGCAGGAAACTACCGACTCACCCTGCAAGAATACATTCGCTCGGCTTTTAGCAATTAA
- a CDS encoding NAD-dependent epimerase/dehydratase family protein has protein sequence MRILMMGGTRFIGVYLTKILAAQGHEVVLFNRGNKPVPVAGVKQIQGDRTNVEQLQEKLSTVEFDAVFDNNGRELSDTKPLAEIFKGRVQHFVYMSSAGVYLKSDQMPHIEGDATDPKSRHLGKCETENYLAASGLPWTSIRPTYIYGPQNYNDLEAWFFDRIARDRPIPIPGNGMHFTQLGHCQDLAKAMAAVLGNSRAIGQIYNVSGDRFVTFDGLARACIQAAGKSPDAIKIVHYDPKQFDFGKKKAFPMRLQHFFASVNKAVTDLNWQPEFDLLSGLKDSFQNDYVVSGRDKAEIDFSVDDEILKSVQS, from the coding sequence ATGCGAATTTTAATGATGGGCGGTACTCGGTTTATCGGGGTTTATCTTACTAAGATTTTAGCAGCACAAGGGCATGAAGTGGTGTTGTTTAACCGGGGCAACAAGCCTGTACCGGTTGCGGGCGTAAAACAGATTCAGGGCGATCGCACAAATGTCGAACAACTGCAAGAAAAGTTATCGACGGTCGAGTTTGACGCTGTTTTTGACAACAACGGCCGCGAACTCAGCGATACCAAGCCTTTAGCTGAAATATTTAAAGGGCGGGTACAGCACTTTGTTTACATGAGCTCTGCGGGGGTTTATTTGAAGTCGGATCAAATGCCTCATATCGAAGGGGACGCTACCGATCCTAAAAGCCGGCATTTGGGTAAATGCGAAACCGAAAATTACTTGGCCGCATCGGGTTTGCCTTGGACTTCGATTCGCCCGACTTACATTTACGGCCCCCAAAATTATAACGATTTAGAGGCTTGGTTTTTCGATCGCATTGCGCGCGATCGACCGATTCCGATTCCCGGTAACGGAATGCACTTCACGCAGTTGGGGCACTGTCAGGATTTGGCTAAAGCAATGGCGGCGGTTTTGGGCAACTCTAGGGCGATCGGGCAAATTTACAACGTTTCGGGCGATCGATTTGTCACCTTTGACGGTTTAGCTCGCGCCTGCATTCAAGCTGCAGGCAAATCCCCTGATGCTATTAAGATTGTACACTACGATCCGAAACAATTTGACTTCGGCAAAAAGAAAGCTTTTCCGATGCGATTGCAGCACTTTTTTGCTTCAGTTAATAAAGCTGTCACCGATCTTAACTGGCAGCCAGAATTTGACTTACTTTCTGGACTGAAAGATTCTTTTCAGAATGATTATGTAGTTTCGGGACGGGACAAAGCTGAGATAGATTTTTCAGTCGATGATGAAATTTTGAAATCGGTTCAAAGTTAA
- the acsF gene encoding magnesium-protoporphyrin IX monomethyl ester (oxidative) cyclase encodes MVDSLKKPTFEELRPGVKAPAKETILTPRFYTTDFDEMAKMDISVNEAELKAIIEEFRVDYNRNHFVRDAEFEQSWEHIDGEKRQLFIEFLERSCTAEFSGFLLYKELARKLKDKNPLLAEGFLLMSRDEARHAGFLNKALSDFNLSLDLGFLTKSRSYTFFKPKFIFYATYLSEKIGYWRYITIYQHLKAHPEDQIYPIFRFFENWCQDENRHGDFFDAVMRAQPQMLNDWRAKLWCRFFLLSVFATMYLNDIQRAGFYRSLGLDAREYDIEVIKKTNETAGRVFPVMLDVNNPEFYERLDVCLKNNQKLTAIVASNTPKFLQFFQKLPLYLSNGWQLVKLYFMKTIESPSVQGAVR; translated from the coding sequence ATGGTAGATTCCCTCAAAAAACCCACTTTTGAAGAACTGCGGCCGGGAGTGAAAGCCCCAGCCAAAGAAACTATTCTCACGCCGAGATTTTACACAACAGACTTTGACGAGATGGCCAAAATGGACATCTCCGTAAATGAAGCCGAACTAAAAGCAATTATTGAAGAGTTCCGCGTTGACTACAACCGCAACCACTTCGTGCGTGATGCCGAGTTCGAGCAATCTTGGGAACACATCGACGGCGAAAAGCGCCAGTTGTTCATTGAGTTTCTGGAACGCTCTTGCACCGCTGAGTTTTCTGGCTTCTTGCTCTACAAAGAGTTAGCACGCAAGCTCAAGGACAAAAATCCACTGCTGGCCGAAGGTTTCTTGCTGATGTCCCGCGACGAAGCGCGGCACGCCGGATTCCTCAACAAAGCCCTGTCCGACTTTAATTTGTCCCTGGATTTGGGTTTCTTGACAAAGAGCCGCAGTTACACATTCTTTAAGCCGAAGTTTATTTTCTACGCGACTTACTTGTCTGAAAAGATCGGTTATTGGCGCTACATCACGATTTATCAGCACTTAAAAGCGCATCCTGAAGACCAGATTTATCCGATTTTCCGATTCTTTGAAAATTGGTGCCAAGATGAAAACCGCCACGGAGATTTCTTTGATGCGGTGATGAGAGCTCAGCCTCAGATGTTGAATGATTGGCGCGCTAAGCTTTGGTGCCGTTTCTTCTTGCTGTCAGTGTTCGCCACAATGTATCTCAATGATATCCAGCGTGCAGGTTTTTATCGATCGCTCGGACTCGATGCTCGCGAATACGACATTGAAGTCATCAAAAAGACCAACGAAACAGCAGGCCGCGTCTTCCCCGTGATGCTGGACGTGAACAACCCCGAGTTTTATGAACGCCTCGATGTTTGCCTCAAGAACAATCAGAAGTTGACCGCCATTGTTGCTTCTAATACTCCGAAATTCTTGCAGTTCTTCCAAAAATTGCCTTTGTATCTGTCGAACGGCTGGCAATTAGTGAAGCTGTACTTCATGAAAACAATTGAATCACCTTCAGTACAGGGCGCTGTGCGTTAA
- a CDS encoding DNA primase, protein MQVPRLHPETIEEVKQRADIVDVISGRVVLRKRGKEFVGLCPFHDEKSPSFTVSPGKQMYYCFGCGAGGNAFKFLMELEKRPFSEVVLELAKNYQVPIKTVEPEHRQELQRQISLREQLYEISALTANFYEHALRQTQGEEPLAYLKSERQLSEETIQQFQLGYAPQGWEALYSYLVEQKNYPAQLVEQAGLIVPRKNGGSGYYDRFRNRIMIPIRDTQGRVIGFGGRALGDEQPKYLNSPETELFDKGKTLFALDTAKTAISKADRAVVVEGYFDAIALHAAGISNAVASLGTALSLNQVRQLLRYTDSKQIILNFDADKAGTQAAERAIGEIEKLAYQGEVQLRVLNIPDGKDADEYLKTYSPEQYRELLENAPLWLDWQLQQMLVNQDLKQADTSQQVTKKIINLLTNITDDNQLAHYLQKCAEILSKGDFRLTKMIAENLLNQVVSDWAKRQSQDESLTMPLLIRNKLKPNKQYKKQRASGENKNSKSSLSAVARSLLEEAEAQLLQIYLHCPEYRQDVREAIEARDVQFSLSHHRFLWHQIVNAEILHKMSLQVAPSELILKLQDSFIEYPNQLNQISHLFHLNEFSERNVYRAPLVIRSALACIEQIISMKRRRIALNMWEKAKAASSGEEAIEYHQLFCAEQEWLKELERLRQVNFYDLTSVPWG, encoded by the coding sequence ATGCAAGTTCCTCGGCTGCATCCAGAAACAATTGAAGAAGTTAAACAAAGAGCCGACATAGTAGATGTCATTTCCGGCCGCGTCGTGTTGCGAAAACGCGGCAAAGAATTTGTAGGTTTGTGTCCTTTTCACGATGAAAAATCTCCCAGCTTTACAGTCAGTCCCGGCAAACAAATGTATTATTGTTTCGGGTGCGGCGCAGGCGGCAATGCTTTTAAGTTCCTCATGGAATTGGAGAAACGCCCTTTCAGCGAAGTAGTATTAGAATTAGCTAAAAATTATCAAGTTCCCATCAAAACTGTCGAACCGGAACACCGACAAGAATTGCAGCGGCAAATTTCTCTGCGCGAACAACTCTATGAAATCTCAGCACTAACAGCCAACTTTTACGAACACGCTTTGCGGCAAACCCAAGGAGAAGAACCCTTAGCATATCTCAAATCAGAGCGCCAGCTCAGCGAAGAAACTATCCAACAATTTCAATTAGGTTATGCACCCCAAGGTTGGGAAGCACTTTACAGTTATTTAGTAGAACAGAAAAACTATCCGGCGCAATTAGTCGAACAAGCTGGATTAATTGTACCCCGAAAAAATGGCGGCAGCGGTTATTACGATCGCTTCCGCAATCGCATTATGATTCCCATTCGCGACACCCAAGGCAGAGTCATCGGTTTCGGCGGCAGAGCTCTCGGCGACGAACAGCCGAAATACCTCAATTCTCCCGAAACAGAACTGTTCGACAAAGGCAAAACTTTATTCGCCTTAGATACTGCGAAAACAGCCATTAGCAAAGCCGATCGCGCAGTGGTGGTAGAAGGGTACTTTGATGCGATCGCACTTCACGCCGCCGGCATCTCCAACGCCGTCGCTTCCCTCGGCACAGCGTTAAGTTTAAACCAAGTGCGGCAGTTATTGCGGTACACTGACTCCAAACAAATTATCCTCAACTTCGACGCCGACAAAGCAGGAACTCAAGCAGCAGAACGCGCAATTGGAGAAATAGAAAAACTCGCTTATCAAGGAGAAGTGCAACTGCGGGTGCTCAACATTCCTGACGGCAAAGATGCCGACGAATATCTCAAAACCTACTCCCCAGAACAATATCGAGAATTGCTGGAAAATGCTCCCTTGTGGCTAGACTGGCAATTGCAACAAATGCTCGTCAATCAAGATTTGAAGCAAGCCGATACTTCCCAGCAAGTCACCAAAAAAATAATTAATTTATTAACCAATATCACTGACGATAATCAGCTAGCACATTACCTGCAAAAGTGCGCCGAAATTCTAAGTAAAGGAGATTTTAGACTCACCAAAATGATCGCTGAAAACTTGCTCAATCAAGTAGTCAGCGATTGGGCAAAGCGGCAAAGTCAAGACGAATCTTTAACAATGCCCCTGTTAATTAGAAACAAGCTGAAGCCGAACAAACAATATAAAAAGCAGCGTGCAAGCGGCGAAAACAAAAACTCAAAATCCAGCTTATCTGCCGTAGCCCGCAGTCTTTTAGAAGAAGCAGAAGCGCAATTATTGCAGATTTATTTGCACTGTCCCGAATATCGCCAAGATGTCAGAGAAGCAATAGAAGCTAGAGACGTGCAGTTTAGCCTTTCCCACCACAGATTTTTGTGGCACCAGATTGTGAATGCAGAAATATTGCACAAAATGTCTTTACAAGTAGCGCCTTCAGAGTTAATATTGAAATTGCAAGATAGCTTCATTGAATATCCGAATCAACTAAATCAAATCTCGCATTTATTTCACTTAAATGAGTTCTCAGAAAGAAACGTTTATCGCGCACCTCTAGTCATTAGATCTGCCCTCGCCTGTATCGAGCAAATTATCAGCATGAAGCGCCGCCGAATTGCACTCAATATGTGGGAAAAAGCCAAGGCAGCTAGCAGTGGCGAAGAGGCTATAGAATATCACCAACTATTTTGTGCCGAACAAGAATGGCTCAAGGAATTAGAGCGACTGCGTCAAGTTAATTTTTACGATTTAACATCCGTGCCTTGGGGCTAA
- a CDS encoding DUF2488 family protein, translated as MQTYYYVLASQRFLLEEEALDEVFKERTRNYNEQEKQIDFWLVKQPAFLEAPTMAEVKAKCPQPAAAIISTDPVFITWLKLRLEYVLTGEFKAPSETIPDALASLQPA; from the coding sequence ATGCAAACCTACTATTACGTTTTAGCCAGCCAACGCTTTTTGCTAGAAGAAGAAGCCCTAGATGAAGTGTTTAAAGAAAGAACTCGGAACTACAACGAACAAGAAAAACAAATAGACTTCTGGTTGGTCAAACAGCCTGCTTTCCTAGAAGCACCGACAATGGCAGAAGTTAAAGCAAAATGCCCTCAGCCAGCCGCTGCTATTATTTCTACCGATCCTGTCTTCATTACCTGGTTGAAACTGCGATTAGAATATGTACTGACAGGGGAATTTAAAGCACCATCAGAAACTATTCCCGATGCCCTCGCATCCCTACAGCCAGCATGA
- the queA gene encoding tRNA preQ1(34) S-adenosylmethionine ribosyltransferase-isomerase QueA, with product MTEMDWSLDGYDYELPPSRIAQNPVVPRDSSRLLAVDSPSSHQHRIFRDLPDLLQPGDLLVLNNTRVLPARLYGHKPNGPAVEILLMEERQHNCWLALVKPGKRLKLGAKIEFDPIAPPCEDSTTAPCCCLPDATMPDRRRLTATVIERDDATGGRLLEFDIPTDENLAKFLDEYGHIPLPPYIENSQASAEQYQTVYADRLGAVAAPTAGLHFTEELFSRLEQRGIEKTFVTLHVGVGTFRPVEVADVTAHKMHGEWVEVPAVTVEKIRETQARGGRIIAVGTTAVRALEGAAAARDDFSLQPFCGPTNLFIYPGYKWRVVEGMITNFHLPRSTLMMMISAMIGRPRLLDLYREAIEQQYRFYSFGDAMLILPTAKKD from the coding sequence ATGACAGAGATGGACTGGTCTTTGGACGGCTATGACTACGAACTTCCGCCCTCACGCATTGCCCAAAATCCCGTAGTGCCGAGGGACAGTTCTCGCTTGCTGGCTGTAGATTCTCCCAGCAGCCACCAACACCGGATTTTTAGGGATTTACCCGATTTGCTGCAACCAGGCGACTTGCTGGTACTGAACAACACCCGCGTGCTGCCAGCGAGGCTCTACGGGCACAAACCCAACGGCCCGGCTGTGGAGATATTGTTGATGGAAGAACGGCAGCACAACTGTTGGCTGGCTTTGGTTAAACCGGGGAAACGCTTAAAGTTGGGAGCAAAAATTGAGTTTGATCCCATCGCCCCTCCCTGTGAGGACTCGACCACAGCTCCTTGCTGTTGCCTTCCCGATGCCACGATGCCGGATCGTCGTCGATTGACTGCAACAGTTATAGAGAGGGACGACGCAACAGGGGGACGGCTGTTGGAGTTTGACATCCCCACAGATGAGAATCTGGCGAAGTTTTTGGACGAATACGGTCACATACCCCTGCCGCCCTACATCGAAAATTCCCAAGCTTCAGCGGAACAGTACCAGACTGTTTATGCCGATCGGCTTGGGGCGGTGGCGGCCCCCACAGCAGGCCTGCACTTCACCGAAGAATTGTTCAGCCGCTTGGAACAGCGGGGAATAGAAAAAACTTTTGTCACCTTACACGTCGGAGTAGGGACGTTTCGCCCGGTGGAGGTGGCAGACGTGACGGCTCACAAAATGCACGGCGAATGGGTGGAAGTACCCGCCGTCACCGTTGAGAAAATCCGGGAAACTCAAGCCAGAGGCGGGCGGATCATTGCCGTGGGTACCACAGCAGTGCGAGCTTTAGAGGGAGCCGCCGCCGCGAGAGACGATTTTTCCTTGCAACCTTTTTGCGGCCCGACCAATTTGTTTATCTACCCGGGCTACAAGTGGCGGGTTGTAGAGGGGATGATTACCAATTTTCACTTGCCCCGCTCTACTTTGATGATGATGATAAGTGCAATGATTGGAAGGCCTCGGCTGTTGGATTTGTACCGAGAAGCGATCGAGCAACAGTACCGCTTTTATTCCTTTGGCGATGCCATGCTGATTTTACCAACAGCAAAAAAGGATTGA
- a CDS encoding tetratricopeptide repeat protein, which yields MLGITLGNRYSIIRHLGGGGFAQTYLAEDKQLPGNHLCVVKQLKPHATDPETLKVARRLFDTEAQVLYKLGNHDRIPRLFAYFEENQEFYLVQEFIEGHDLGQEITPASPGNAGVMQEEQVICILQELLEILDFVHQQNVIHRDVNPRNILRRDRDGKLVLIDFGAVKEITTQITTPQPRNSLSVSIGTPGYMPSEQAHGNPKLSSDIYAVGAIAIQFLTGINPHQMPKNPDTEEIIWQDKTSVSPEFAKILDKMVKYDFRQRYSSAGETLQAIKELKNSFSGTVPVLPPVGAAKGPVKSRKKLYLKILSIASLIGISIIASIYGVNTFNSANATDLYNRGNTLYNLSRFEEALAAYERAITLRPDYAEVWQEKAKTLYKLKKYHESQSAYDKAIELKPEYLEAWTGRGYALDKLQQSQEAIASFDNALKIQPDYATAWEGRGDVLLDSQRYEEAIASYEKAVEFQSNLYRAWYNRGQAYQKLKQYDRAVESYQKAVEIKFDNYEAWYNLGNVFLEVNKNQEAFEAYEKAVRFQPKFYQSWYSKGIALLKMRRHEEAVEAYEKAVKLKPDYYQAWYNLGWSYHELRKYEQAIECYNRALDLNPKEDQAWYNRGNAQYNLKRYEDAIASYNEAVYVKQDYSEAWYSRGNALVAIKRYEDAIASYDKAIRYKPDYRAAMEAKKRAESQLGSSPLESQQQQQ from the coding sequence ATGCTTGGAATAACACTCGGCAATCGCTACAGTATTATCCGTCACTTGGGAGGCGGCGGATTTGCTCAAACTTATTTAGCTGAAGATAAGCAGCTACCAGGCAATCACCTCTGCGTCGTCAAGCAGCTTAAACCTCACGCAACCGATCCGGAAACTCTAAAGGTAGCAAGACGTTTATTCGATACCGAAGCACAAGTTTTGTACAAGTTGGGAAATCACGATCGCATTCCCCGGCTTTTTGCTTACTTTGAAGAAAATCAAGAGTTTTATCTAGTTCAAGAATTTATAGAAGGCCACGATTTAGGTCAAGAAATTACGCCCGCTTCCCCTGGAAATGCGGGAGTCATGCAGGAAGAGCAAGTCATTTGTATATTGCAGGAACTTCTCGAAATTTTAGACTTTGTACACCAGCAAAATGTGATTCACCGCGATGTCAATCCCCGCAATATCCTCCGCAGAGATAGAGACGGAAAATTAGTTTTAATTGACTTCGGCGCAGTCAAAGAAATTACTACTCAAATCACCACTCCTCAGCCCAGAAATAGCTTGAGTGTCAGCATCGGTACTCCCGGTTATATGCCCAGCGAACAAGCTCACGGCAACCCGAAACTCAGCAGCGATATCTATGCCGTCGGTGCGATCGCAATTCAGTTCCTCACTGGCATAAATCCTCACCAAATGCCAAAAAACCCCGATACAGAGGAAATTATATGGCAGGACAAAACATCAGTCAGTCCTGAATTTGCGAAGATTTTAGATAAGATGGTAAAGTACGATTTTCGGCAACGTTATTCTAGTGCCGGGGAAACGCTGCAAGCTATTAAAGAATTGAAAAATTCTTTCAGCGGTACAGTTCCTGTATTGCCTCCGGTTGGTGCTGCGAAGGGGCCTGTAAAATCCCGAAAAAAACTGTATTTAAAAATATTGTCGATCGCCAGTTTAATTGGCATCAGTATTATAGCCTCTATTTATGGTGTAAATACTTTTAATTCTGCCAATGCAACTGACCTGTACAACCGAGGCAATACTCTTTACAATTTAAGTCGATTTGAAGAAGCTCTAGCAGCTTACGAGCGAGCAATAACTCTCAGACCAGACTACGCGGAAGTTTGGCAGGAAAAAGCCAAAACTTTATATAAATTGAAAAAATACCATGAATCGCAGTCAGCTTATGATAAAGCCATAGAATTAAAGCCGGAATACTTAGAAGCTTGGACGGGACGGGGTTATGCTTTGGATAAGTTGCAACAGTCTCAAGAGGCGATCGCATCTTTTGATAACGCTTTGAAAATCCAACCCGACTATGCCACAGCGTGGGAAGGCAGAGGCGATGTTCTATTAGATTCGCAGCGGTACGAAGAAGCGATCGCTTCCTACGAAAAAGCCGTAGAATTTCAGTCTAACTTGTACCGTGCTTGGTACAATCGCGGACAAGCTTACCAAAAATTAAAACAGTACGATCGAGCCGTCGAATCCTATCAAAAAGCAGTTGAAATCAAATTCGACAATTATGAAGCTTGGTACAATTTAGGCAATGTTTTCCTAGAAGTGAACAAAAATCAAGAAGCTTTTGAAGCCTACGAAAAAGCCGTGCGGTTTCAGCCAAAATTTTATCAATCCTGGTACAGTAAAGGCATCGCTTTGCTGAAAATGCGGAGGCATGAAGAAGCGGTAGAAGCTTACGAAAAAGCTGTTAAATTAAAACCGGATTATTATCAAGCGTGGTACAATTTAGGTTGGTCATATCACGAATTACGCAAGTACGAACAAGCAATTGAGTGTTACAACAGAGCCTTAGACTTAAACCCCAAAGAAGATCAAGCGTGGTACAATAGAGGCAATGCCCAGTACAATTTGAAACGGTATGAAGATGCGATCGCCTCTTACAACGAAGCCGTTTATGTCAAGCAAGACTACTCGGAAGCCTGGTATAGTCGCGGCAATGCACTTGTGGCGATAAAAAGATACGAAGATGCGATCGCCTCCTATGACAAAGCAATTCGCTACAAACCAGATTACCGAGCCGCAATGGAAGCAAAAAAGCGGGCAGAAAGTCAGCTAGGAAGCAGCCCGCTAGAATCCCAACAACAACAACAATAA
- a CDS encoding pentapeptide repeat-containing protein, producing the protein MMISRIRQHIYTFLLSFVILAVIAAGAIGINPAPAFALDHDKEILVGADFTGQVLTDDSFNKANLRNSNFTNADLRGVSFFAANMEEANLEGANFTGATLDLARMMKANLTNAILEGAFAYNTRLEGAVIDGADFTDTLLRDDMIEKLCKVAKGTNPVTGRDTRETLFCDY; encoded by the coding sequence ATGATGATTTCTCGAATTCGCCAACATATTTATACTTTCTTGCTGAGTTTTGTTATTTTAGCAGTAATTGCCGCTGGGGCGATCGGCATTAATCCCGCACCTGCTTTCGCTTTGGATCACGATAAAGAAATCCTAGTAGGCGCTGATTTTACTGGCCAAGTCCTGACTGACGACAGCTTTAATAAAGCCAATCTTCGCAACAGCAATTTTACTAATGCAGATTTGCGGGGCGTCAGCTTTTTTGCGGCCAATATGGAAGAAGCAAATTTAGAAGGCGCTAATTTCACGGGTGCTACTTTAGATTTGGCTCGCATGATGAAAGCAAATTTAACTAATGCTATCCTTGAGGGTGCTTTCGCTTACAATACCAGACTCGAAGGAGCAGTCATTGACGGTGCTGATTTTACTGATACACTGCTGCGAGACGATATGATAGAAAAACTTTGTAAAGTGGCAAAAGGTACTAATCCCGTGACGGGTAGAGATACTCGCGAAACTCTTTTTTGCGATTATTAA
- a CDS encoding 50S ribosomal protein L32, translating into MAVPKKKTSKSKKNMRKATWKRKAVVAAQKALSLGKSVLTGRSNSFVYPGNEEEEEE; encoded by the coding sequence ATGGCAGTCCCTAAGAAGAAAACCTCCAAATCCAAGAAGAATATGCGTAAGGCCACATGGAAGCGCAAAGCTGTAGTGGCAGCTCAGAAAGCTCTGTCTCTGGGCAAATCTGTTCTGACTGGGCGTTCCAACAGCTTCGTGTATCCCGGCAATGAAGAAGAGGAGGAAGAATAG
- a CDS encoding TM2 domain-containing protein — MSNLGVSYLLWAACFFGPFGLHRLYNGKIGTGLLWLFTFGLFGFGQLFDLLLLPNMVDEHNASLRGKLGVSPEGIPLYPSSGAIAATYPKQTPHQLGVKLLKAAYTKNGRLSVTQGVMATGATFAEVEEAFTAMLKTGYVSIENDAVTGVVIYHFHEL, encoded by the coding sequence ATGAGCAATTTAGGTGTTAGTTACCTTTTATGGGCAGCTTGTTTTTTCGGCCCCTTCGGACTCCACCGCCTCTACAACGGCAAGATTGGTACGGGTTTGCTGTGGCTGTTTACCTTTGGTTTGTTTGGGTTTGGGCAATTGTTTGACTTGCTGCTGCTGCCGAACATGGTGGACGAACACAATGCCAGTCTCAGGGGCAAACTCGGCGTATCTCCCGAAGGTATACCGCTATATCCCAGCAGCGGGGCGATCGCCGCGACATACCCCAAGCAAACTCCACACCAGTTAGGGGTTAAACTCCTGAAGGCAGCTTATACCAAGAACGGAAGATTATCTGTCACCCAAGGGGTGATGGCAACCGGCGCTACTTTTGCCGAAGTGGAAGAGGCTTTCACGGCAATGCTCAAAACCGGTTATGTGAGTATCGAGAACGATGCCGTAACTGGCGTCGTGATCTACCACTTTCACGAACTTTAG